The nucleotide window CCCACGCGCGGACGGACCGACGGTAACCTTCGAGCGATTTCGACCACTGCGGATTGGCGACCATGACGTTGCCGGGGCAAGGCGGATAGCCGAGATCGATCAAATCGCGCGTGAACGCGTCGGCGACCGTCGCGCGCTCGCCTTCCATCGGTTCAAGGGCGAAGATCAGCCCGTTATCCTGGTCGGTGCGGAGCAACTGCTCTCCTCGCCCCTCGCTGCCCATCACGATCAGGCACACCCGGTCTTGCAAACCCGGCGGAACAGTCTTTTCGAACACCTTGCGGAAGGTCTTGCGATTGATATCGGTGATGATGCGAGCGATGTAGCGCGGCTTCACGCCACGTTCGAACAGGGAGCGGACAAGTTGCGTCACGCCAGCTACGGCCTGCGCCAGTTCCGCGCTGGTTGTCGATCGATCAACCTTGCTGGCAACGACGTAAGATGAATTGGCGAGAACACTCAGCAGGTCCGCCTGTTCAAACACGCCCTCGATCTCGCCCCCTCGGGTAACCACGATATGCCGGATCGACTGTTCGGTCATCAACACCAGGGCGTTGAACAAAAAATCGTCGTGATCGAGCGTAAACAGACGCTCGCTGGCAAGATCGCCAATCGGCGTTGAGTCTGGCATGCCCATGAGAACCGAACGCTCGCGCACGTCGCGCTCGGTGAAGATGCCGACGGCATCGCCGCGACGCACGAGCAGGGCGGAGATCTCACGCACCCGCATAAGCCGTGCCGCATCGACAAGCGTCGTTTTGGGATCGACGAAAACGGGTGGGTGCAGATGTCCCTCACCCAGGCGGGCAAGCAAAAACGAGGACGCCTCGCGCTGCTGCTGCGCCGCCACTTGCACATCGAGGCGCCGGTTCAGCTCTCGCAAGAAGAAATCGCGAAACGCGGGATTGCGCCGCGAAAGGGCATGAAACAGCTGCGCTGGCATCAGGTAGCAGGCGCTGCGCGTCCGCGCAACGAAGCTGTTTTCACTCCGCCCGTTGATCAGTCCGACGCAATCGAACGTCGAGCCGGCGCCGTAAGCGTTGATCGGTCCGGCCTGATCGGACTCTTCAACACCGCCATCGGCGACGATGTAAAGCGCGCCCGGCGAATTCAATCGCTGAATGACCACGTCGCCAGGCGCGAAATGGCTCGGTGTCAGCGCGTCGGCGACCCGGTTGATATCGCCGTCGTCGAGCACGTCGAATGGACGAACCGTCCGAATAAAGGTTTCTGCTTGCGGATCGGTCATGCCACCCCCCTGCCTTGCGCTTCGGCAGGCACCCTATTGACCCGGCAAACGCGGCGCATGCCGCGCTATTACTCTACCATAGAGGCGAAAATCGACAAAGAAACGGGCCGAAGGGAAAGCCCTTCGGCCCGGTGATCGCCTTGGCGACGAGAGGCCTACGGGCTATTCCGCCGCCACGCCCCGCGGTTCGCCAAGCAGCGCCCGCCGCTCGACTTCGGCAAAGCCCTCTTCGGCCGAGCGCTCCGGGGCCAACAGCGAGACAATGATGCCAAGCAGAAAGGCGCCGGTCATGGTGATCAGGCAGGGGTTCTTCAGGGGGAAGTAGAACCACTGCAGCTTTATGGCAGCGACCGCCGCGTTGTATGCGTCCACAATGTCCGGGGTTGCCCCCGCCGCCGGCTTCGCCGGACCAAGCAGATCGATCTGGATGGTCGGCCCGCAGTAGATCAGCACCAAGGTGCCGATGGTACCGAACAGGATGCTGGTGACCGCGCCAGCGGTGGTAAACCGTCGCCAGAACACGGACATCACCAGCGCCGGGAAATTCCCCGATGCGGCAATCGAGAACGTCAACCCCACCATATAGGCGACGTTCTGGCCTTTGAAGGCGATCCCAAGCAACACCGCGCAAACGCCGAGAATGATCGACGCCGCTCGGGCGACCTTGAGCTGTTCCGATTCAGGGGCATGACCGCCGCGGATGACGTTGACCCACAGGTCGTGGGAAAGTGCTCCCGCGCCCGCCAGCGTCAGGCCGGCGACCACCGCGAGAATGGTGGCGAAGGCGACCGCGCAGATGAAGCCGAAGAAGGCGTTCCCCGCGAGCACCTGTGCCAGCAGGGGCGCCGCCATATTACCGCCGCCACCAGCCGCCAGGATGTTGTTCTGACCAACCAGCACCATCGCCCCGAACCCGAGGATGAAGGTGATCAGGTAGAACCCGCCGATCCAGACCGTCGCCCACATCACCGATATGCGCGCCGCCTTGGCGTTCGGCACGGTGTAGAACCGCATCAGGATATGGGGCAACCCTGCGGTACCGAACATCAGCGCCAGCCCGAGCGAGACGGCATCCCAAGCACCGGTGACGACTTTTGTGCCCGGCTCGAGAACTTTGCTGCCGTAACAGAAGAACTGCGAGCCCGCCATGGCGGTCGGATCGCACCCCGTCTGCGCCGCCTGGGCAAACAGCGCGGTCGGACTGAATCCGAATTTGGCAAGCACCATGACCGCCATGAACACCGCGCCGCAGAGCAGCAGGCACGCCTTGATGATCTGCACCCAGGTCGTCGCGATCATTCCGCCGAACAGCACGTAGGTCATCATCACGCCGCCGACGATGACGCACGCCCAGACGTAGGGAATGCCGAACAGCAGCGTGATCAGCGTTCCGGAGCCGACCATCTGTGCGATCAGATAGGTCAGCACCACCGCCATCGTACCCAGCGCCGAGGCGATGCGAACCGGCTTTTGCTTCAGCCGGTAGGCGACGACATCGGTGAAGGTGTATTTGCCGAGGTTGCGCAACGGCTCGGCGATGAGGAACAAAATGATCGGCCAGCCGACCAGCCAACCGGTCGAATAGATCAGGCCGTCAAAACCGTTCATCGCGACGAGGCCGGCAATGCCGAGGAAGCTCGCTGCACTCATGTAGTCGCCGGCGAGAGCGAGCCCGTTCTGAAAGCCTGAAATCGAGCGGCCTGCAGCGTAGAAGTGTTCAGCCGTTTTCGTGCGTCGTGCCGCCCAGTAGGTTACGACCAGCGTAGCGCTGACGAAGATGAAGAAAAAGACAATGGCTGTTATGTTGGATCCGCTGCTCATCGCCTACCCCCGCAAATGCGCAAGTTCATGGATCTCGTGATCGTACTTGGTGTTCGCCCAGTTCACATAGATGAGGGTCAGAACCCATGCACAAACAATCACGAGCGCGCCGAGGAGAATACCGAGACTGAGACCATCGCTGATCAATGTGCCCAGCAGCGGCTTGTCGAAGGCGACGAGCAAGATGAACGCATAGTAGACGATCAGCATAAAGACACTCAGCCAGATGGCGATCCGCCATCGCTTGGCAGCGACGGCGTGCAGCCGCGCTTCTGAATCGTGCATATTCCTCCCTCCCAAACAAAGCCGAAAACCGTGCGGAAAGCCCTACCTGCCTCGGATCTAGCCATACACTTTTTGGCAAGTCAACGGCCCTGAAATGAAAGTAGCAGTGGAATGTGGACTTTGACGGAGCGCGACCAATCGCGTTCGCTCTTTCGGCGATCGTTATCGCGATTATTTTATGTGCCGGTGAGAGCCAGTCCGGGTGTTTTCATTCAACGATAAAAACCGCCCGTCCCGCTTCGTTTCCAAACGGGAAGACTTATGTTTTCGATCCGACCCGCCGCTTAGGCGATCGGTCGTGTGGCCGGTGTATCGCCGATGTCATCCACCAGCGCCTCGACCGCCTTTGCCGGCACGGATGCCATTTCCATCCGATAGGCGAGGAACCACAGTAAGGCGATCCCAAGTAGCCAGAAGAGAATCTGCCACGCCCAGATCGAGGGTATGCCGAATGTCCAGGCATCACGGCCGGCTCCGGGATCACCGAAGATCCAATTCCCGATCACCGCTCCCGGACCCACGGCGAAGATCAGCCAGGCGATCGTCATCACCCAGGCCAACGGCACCAGACGGCGTTTGTGGGCTGGAAGCCGGGTATGATTGCGCAGGAACGCATGGAACTTCAGCCGATGCGCCCGTTGCTTTTCGTCCTGGGTCAACGCCGAGATCACGACGCAGACTGCGATGTTGGCGACGATGCCCCAGCCAGCGGAATGGATGGTCAGGGGCCAGCGCCGCCACGGTAGCAGCGGGCCGAGCAGGTCCTGGCCGATGGAATCCGTCAGCGCGACCGCGATGAGTCCAACTGCGAGCCCCCACGTCGCGCCGGCGCGGGTAATCCACGGCAGGTAACAGATCGCGGCGAGCGGCACCCACATCTGAAAACCGAACGCGACCGCAAGACCTCCGAGCAGGACGAGCGCGTCGCGCGAATAGGTCGCGACCAGCAAGGCGCAAACGACGATGAAGGCAACGCTCAGGCGACCAAACAGCTTTTGCGTGACATGGGTCGCGCGCGGGTTCAGGTATCGCTTGTAGAGATCACGCGTCAGGATGCCGCCGGCGGTCGACATGTAGGCGGCGCCGGTCGACTGCATCGCCGCCAACGCACAGACGGCGAGCAGGCCGACGAGCCAGGGCGCGTGATCAGCGATCAGGTTGAAATAGTGTGGAACCAGCGCGTCGGGATGAAAGGCGACGCTCGCTGGAATAAGCGTCGGATCGACGGCGAGGCCGGCCGCATTCACCCAAGGGTTGGCGCCAAGGAACTGAGCCGCCATGCCCTGAATGGCCGTAAAGAAGATAAGAGTGCCACCGATCCAGGCCGCCGATGCCCAGACCGCCTGTGGTGCGAACGGCGACGGGTCGGAATTGGAAAACGACCACATGGTAAACGCCGGCGCCGCCTGGATCCCCATCAACGCGAACATGTAGGTCAGGATCATCATGCCGGTCCAGATGCCGCCGGTGGGCGCGCTGTCGTCGCCCACTCCTGCCGTCCACTGGATGATGCCGGGCACGGCGAAGTAGGCGTTAAAATCGCCGCCCGCGCCGCTGACGCCCGCGGTCGTTCCCCACCGCCCAACATCCGTGCGCGCGAGGCTGGCCATCGCCTGGTTCAGCGATTCCCATCCGCCCACCGCCTGCAGCGCGATGACGCCGACGATGACGATGCCGAGCCACAACAGCAGGCACTGGACGGTATCGACGTAGGCGACCGCGCGCAGGCCGCCGGATGCCACATAGATCAGCACCACCAGCGACAGCATCCACATGCCGAAGTTCTCGCCGACCATGCCATTGGGAAAGGCGTCGGTCGTCGTCAGCACGTTGAACATGTACCCGGATGCGCCGAGCTGCACACCGAGGTAGGGAATCGAGTAGAACAAGGCGACGGTGACGGTGAGCACGCGGATCGCGTCACCTTGGAAATAGTCGGCCATCATCTCGCCCGGAGTGACGTAGCCGAAGCGCTTGCCCAGCATCCATTGTCGCTTGAGGAAAATCACGCCGGTAAACGGAATCGCGATCGCATAGAACGAGGCGTAAGCGTACTGGAAACCGTCCCGGTAGATGAGCCCCGGATGGCCCATAAACGTCCAGCCGGAATAGGAGGTGGCGGTTGCCGCCAACACGAAGACCCACAAGGAAAGCTTGCGACCAGCGATGAAGTAATCGCTCGCCGTCCGCGCCAGACGCGCACCGCGGATCCCCCAGAAGATACAATATCCCCAGTACAGCAGCACGAAGACGAATAACCAGACGACCTTCGGCGCCACTTCTCCTCCTTCGCTCTCGCGCTGTCCCGCGCCGTTCACGCGCGCGCCCACGGTCCGACCACCGGCCCGTTCGCCTTACGGCATGCCGCTTACATGTCCTTCGCCCGCGCGGCGCCTGACCGTTCGAGACGATTGTCCCGGCTTAGGTCTCCCTGCTTCTGCCTTTAAGGCAGAAGGCGGATACACGCGCGCCTGCCAGCAACGGTGTTCTGCCTTTTCTCGCGAATGCGACCCGATCCAGTTTTTCGAGCCGGCAACCCTCAAGTTAATCCTCCCTTAGCATCTTCGAGCACGGTGCACAACAAGGCAGTACATGGGCGCGCGACAAAGACCTCTCGGATCATGCCCTCAGCGTTTTTGACAGTCTCTGCGTTGCCGGCGTCGGTCATGCTAATGGAATCTTCGCAAACTTCTCCTCGAAGGAGAGCTGTGGTTGACTTTTTTCGCGTAATGACGTCTTTCTTGCGCTCGAGGATCGTTACCGGTGCTTGACCGCCTCTTCGCTTGTTCCATTCATTGCTCGACCGCACCCTGTCATGCCTGTTCCACCGCACGAGGCCCGCGAACGCTCGCGAACCGCGGTGTTCAGTATGCGAGTCCGGGATTTCGCCCGGCCGCGGGAGACAGTACTCACAATCCGCCCCGGCACACCTTGCGCGGACATCGTCGCCCGTCTGACCACTGAAAAGGTTTCCTGCGCCATTATCGTCGACGCCGGCGAGCGGCCGATCGGAATTCTCACCGAGCGGGACGTCGCCCGACGCATCGCATTTCGCGTTCCGCCAGAAGCGCCGGTCGAAACGGTGATGACCGCGCCGGTATTGACCATCGAACGGCGCGAGTACCTTTACTGCGCAATCGCGTGGATGCGGCGCCACGACCTGCGACACATGCCGGTGGTCGATCGCACCGGCCGCCTCGCCGGCATGCTCTATCTTCACGACGCGCTCGCCGCCGCCTCGGATGGACTGATGCGGCAGATTGACCGTCTGAGCCGTGACGATACGGTCGCGGGCATGCGCGAGGTCAAGTCGGCCCAGGTGGAACTGGCAGAAGAGCTCTTCGCCGACCACCTGCCAGCGTTTGAAATTCAGCGCCTGCTGACGCGGATCAATTGCGATATTTACCGACGCATCGGCGAGGCCGGGCTGCGCACCATGGCGGCGGAGGGATGGGGCGAGCCACCAGGCTCGGCGGCGACGATCGTTATGGGCTCCGGCGGACGGGAGGAGAACTTTCTTTTTCCCGATCAGGACAACGGCTTTATCGTTAGCGCCTATCCCGACACGGAACACAGTCGGGTCGACGCGTTCTTTATCGAGCTCGCCGAACGAATGTGCCGCGACCTCAACGCGGTCGGTATTCCTTACTGCAACGGCTATTGCATGGCGGTCAACCCGCTGTGGCGCAAGACGCTGCCGCAGTGGATCGCGCAGATCCGCCAATGGACCAGCGCGGGCAGCACCGTCGCCATCCGCCTCGCCGACATCTTTTTCGACTTCCAGTCGGTGTGGGGCGATACCGCGCTGGCCCGCGAGTTGCGCCACGCCGTCACCGGTCTCGTGCGCAACAACCGCACCTTCCTGCGGCAGATGTATCAGGACAAGGTCGAGCACAGCATGGCACTGGGTCTGTTCGGCGGGTTCGTCCATGAACGGCGCAGCCGCGAATACCGTGGCCAAGTGAACCTGAAATACACAGGGACCTTGCCGCTGGTCAGCTCGGTCCGCCTGCTTGCCCTTCGTGAGGGTATCGAAGCCACGCCGACATTGGAGCGCATCGCCGCCCTGACCGAGAAGGGCGTATTCGAGCGACGCGAGGCCGAAGAGCTGTCGAGCGCCTTTGGCGTCGTGACCGACACCTTGCTTCGTCAACAGCTCGCCGATTTTCGCGCCGGCCGGCGCACCAGCTACTTCATCGATCCCCAGGCGCTCGACAAACGCACCCGCTCCGCTCTTCTCGCTGCGCTGAAATCGATCCACGGGCTGCGGCGGCGCACCCACCTCGAATTTGCCGCACAGGTTTTTTGACGTCTTGCTGAGGAAAAGCCCCGGCGCGGACCCCCGTCCGGCCACGGGGCATCCGATCGACGGTGTCAGCAGCCCGCGAGGTCGACGATGCTCGCCCGGCCTTGCGCTGCGAGTGGCGCCGCGGCCTCGGCGATGCGCTGGTGGTGGGTGAACAGCAGGACCTGGGTGGTCGCGGCGAGGTCGGCGAGCAGGCCGAGTGTGGCCTCGCTACGCGCATCGTCGAAATGCACCAGCAGATCATCGGCGATGAACGGCAGCGGTTCGGTCGCGCGGCAATACTGCTCGACGGCGGCAATGCGGAAGGCGAGGAACATCTGGTCGCGCGTCCCGTCGCTCATCCGCGCCACGTGCACGGTTTCTCCCGAGGCGCGCCGGCCGACCACGATCGGCTCGCCGCGATCGTCGATGTCGGTCTCGATGGCGACGAAAGCGTTGCCCGTCGCCGCGGCGAACAGGGTGCTGGCGCGCATCACCAGCGGGTCCTGCTGCTCGGCCCGAACCCGCTCGATCGCCGCCGACAGCAGATCGTGCGCCAGCATGCGCTCGACGTAGCGGCGGGCCGCCAGCCGCAATTCGGTGGCCGCGCTCTCGCGCGCCGCCACCGCTTCATTGATGCCCGCCGAAGCGGTGAATGCGTTGACCTCCCGGCCCCGGTCCTGC belongs to Rhodospirillales bacterium and includes:
- a CDS encoding cyclic nucleotide-binding/CBS domain-containing protein; protein product: MTDPQAETFIRTVRPFDVLDDGDINRVADALTPSHFAPGDVVIQRLNSPGALYIVADGGVEESDQAGPINAYGAGSTFDCVGLINGRSENSFVARTRSACYLMPAQLFHALSRRNPAFRDFFLRELNRRLDVQVAAQQQREASSFLLARLGEGHLHPPVFVDPKTTLVDAARLMRVREISALLVRRGDAVGIFTERDVRERSVLMGMPDSTPIGDLASERLFTLDHDDFLFNALVLMTEQSIRHIVVTRGGEIEGVFEQADLLSVLANSSYVVASKVDRSTTSAELAQAVAGVTQLVRSLFERGVKPRYIARIITDINRKTFRKVFEKTVPPGLQDRVCLIVMGSEGRGEQLLRTDQDNGLIFALEPMEGERATVADAFTRDLIDLGYPPCPGNVMVANPQWSKSLEGYRRSVRAWVAAPTGDALLNLAILLDASAIAGDGALLGTLKSSLMDLVSNEDALAGHFARAVLAFPTPLGLFGRITMNENLNGKRGIDIKKGGIFPIVHGVRSLALQYRITETNTIGRIQALCGRGPFSEEFTADLIEALDFMMMLRLRQQFSAIDRGDVYGNIVPIDDMHGFERNLLRSSLKIVKHFKTDVAHHFRLDMLT
- the actP gene encoding cation/acetate symporter ActP; protein product: MSSGSNITAIVFFFIFVSATLVVTYWAARRTKTAEHFYAAGRSISGFQNGLALAGDYMSAASFLGIAGLVAMNGFDGLIYSTGWLVGWPIILFLIAEPLRNLGKYTFTDVVAYRLKQKPVRIASALGTMAVVLTYLIAQMVGSGTLITLLFGIPYVWACVIVGGVMMTYVLFGGMIATTWVQIIKACLLLCGAVFMAVMVLAKFGFSPTALFAQAAQTGCDPTAMAGSQFFCYGSKVLEPGTKVVTGAWDAVSLGLALMFGTAGLPHILMRFYTVPNAKAARISVMWATVWIGGFYLITFILGFGAMVLVGQNNILAAGGGGNMAAPLLAQVLAGNAFFGFICAVAFATILAVVAGLTLAGAGALSHDLWVNVIRGGHAPESEQLKVARAASIILGVCAVLLGIAFKGQNVAYMVGLTFSIAASGNFPALVMSVFWRRFTTAGAVTSILFGTIGTLVLIYCGPTIQIDLLGPAKPAAGATPDIVDAYNAAVAAIKLQWFYFPLKNPCLITMTGAFLLGIIVSLLAPERSAEEGFAEVERRALLGEPRGVAAE
- a CDS encoding DUF485 domain-containing protein — protein: MHDSEARLHAVAAKRWRIAIWLSVFMLIVYYAFILLVAFDKPLLGTLISDGLSLGILLGALVIVCAWVLTLIYVNWANTKYDHEIHELAHLRG
- a CDS encoding sodium:solute symporter family protein — its product is MAPKVVWLFVFVLLYWGYCIFWGIRGARLARTASDYFIAGRKLSLWVFVLAATATSYSGWTFMGHPGLIYRDGFQYAYASFYAIAIPFTGVIFLKRQWMLGKRFGYVTPGEMMADYFQGDAIRVLTVTVALFYSIPYLGVQLGASGYMFNVLTTTDAFPNGMVGENFGMWMLSLVVLIYVASGGLRAVAYVDTVQCLLLWLGIVIVGVIALQAVGGWESLNQAMASLARTDVGRWGTTAGVSGAGGDFNAYFAVPGIIQWTAGVGDDSAPTGGIWTGMMILTYMFALMGIQAAPAFTMWSFSNSDPSPFAPQAVWASAAWIGGTLIFFTAIQGMAAQFLGANPWVNAAGLAVDPTLIPASVAFHPDALVPHYFNLIADHAPWLVGLLAVCALAAMQSTGAAYMSTAGGILTRDLYKRYLNPRATHVTQKLFGRLSVAFIVVCALLVATYSRDALVLLGGLAVAFGFQMWVPLAAICYLPWITRAGATWGLAVGLIAVALTDSIGQDLLGPLLPWRRWPLTIHSAGWGIVANIAVCVVISALTQDEKQRAHRLKFHAFLRNHTRLPAHKRRLVPLAWVMTIAWLIFAVGPGAVIGNWIFGDPGAGRDAWTFGIPSIWAWQILFWLLGIALLWFLAYRMEMASVPAKAVEALVDDIGDTPATRPIA
- a CDS encoding CBS domain-containing protein, with the protein product MRVRDFARPRETVLTIRPGTPCADIVARLTTEKVSCAIIVDAGERPIGILTERDVARRIAFRVPPEAPVETVMTAPVLTIERREYLYCAIAWMRRHDLRHMPVVDRTGRLAGMLYLHDALAAASDGLMRQIDRLSRDDTVAGMREVKSAQVELAEELFADHLPAFEIQRLLTRINCDIYRRIGEAGLRTMAAEGWGEPPGSAATIVMGSGGREENFLFPDQDNGFIVSAYPDTEHSRVDAFFIELAERMCRDLNAVGIPYCNGYCMAVNPLWRKTLPQWIAQIRQWTSAGSTVAIRLADIFFDFQSVWGDTALARELRHAVTGLVRNNRTFLRQMYQDKVEHSMALGLFGGFVHERRSREYRGQVNLKYTGTLPLVSSVRLLALREGIEATPTLERIAALTEKGVFERREAEELSSAFGVVTDTLLRQQLADFRAGRRTSYFIDPQALDKRTRSALLAALKSIHGLRRRTHLEFAAQVF